The following coding sequences are from one Scomber japonicus isolate fScoJap1 chromosome 3, fScoJap1.pri, whole genome shotgun sequence window:
- the LOC128355495 gene encoding nuclear factor of activated T-cells, cytoplasmic 2: MTSGGLGLTESLNQDIGQEELDFSDLFLYNTPGDDFKDDTGALLENDTHPPLPVVDPNAAYISSSFQNPSSHSPTSDNLSGLVSRPGTIPAPSPRIEITPSGDSLSSQTLERSPASKALAAYRECVSPASSNSSTGWPAEGYSPLASPCVSPSNVGGCGMSALDLCPGLQGIHTSSAHSSPGASPHNSVTDETYLVPQHQPNASPRTHQRSRSASPQGKRAYDQVHPCQGGTPVKQRSRSPSPIPSPHEQHYYLQQYQAQAEFQPQAQTSSPVLKEILGHLGTDLTRVVPSAVVLGAHGQAQRQDCVYEEEYDWVSEQERMGRAGPEVKPETLYMLPAVWPTPQVHHGAFSGLSVTTLPSLEWSLPSQSGQYELLIQQQPKSHHRAHYETEGSRGAVKTPNGGHPEIQLYGYQGTAPLMLHVFIGTADERLLKPHAFYQVHRITGKTVTTPSMERMISGTKVLEIPLEPKNHMSVLIDCVGILKLRNADIELRNGETDIGRKNTRVRLVFRVHIPQPGGQYLSLQAASHAIECSQRSAQELPAVERQDLDRCSVRGGQQMVLTGQNFTSDSRVMFSEKTQAGQQIWEVEATVDRDKTQSNMLFVEVPPYRDQKICHPAKVNFYVINGKKKRSQPQHFIYTPVIAIKAEPLDDYQLNSYGYSDNQSLPGLSMKSLYHHLEQDNNLQALNVSSTLYHVANVDHRAHMSTPDPLNDQPLYYQSRAGTFINSPMLFQTANQCYSNCSTAFLSGSPMASQPANASTSSPRVTARNPVVKLDEGPQIGDSFEACLATRHQGFVQAALPLGRSPPSRYIQGQSQGKGGCRVEPSSQHLTQIGRVNHDDPGPERVTVKQENLSYTYLEDVNDIIRRDLKGHNGE, translated from the exons ATGACTTCTGGAGGTTTGGGGCTCACCGAGAGCCTGAATCAAGACATAGGTCAGGAGGAGCTGGATTTCTCCGATTTATTTCTGTATAATACACCTGGAGACGATTTTAAAG ATGACACAGGGGCTCTTCTTGAGAATGACACCCACCCTCCTCTGCCGGTGGTCGACCCTAACGCCGCCTACATCTCCAGCTCCTTCCAGAACCCCTCCTCTCACAGCCCCACCTCAGACAACCTGTCAGGGCTGGTGTCGAGACCGGGCACCATCCCTGCTCCCAGCCCCAGGATTGAGATCACTCCATCGGGTgactctctcagctctcagaCCCTGGAGCGCAGCCCTGCCTCCAAAGCTCTGGCAGCCTACCGGGAGTGTGTGAGCCCTGCCAGCAGTAACTCCTCTACAGGCTGGCCAGCAGAGGGGTATTCTCCCTTGGCCTCACCATGCGTCTCCCCTTCCAACGTAGGCGGATGTGGCATGTCCGCCTTAGACCTCTGCCCAGGCCTCCAGGGTATCCACACTTCTTCTGCCCATTCCTCTCCAGGAGCCTCACCTCACAACAGTGTCACTGATGAGACCTATCTTGTGCCTCAGCACCAACCCAATGCCTCGCCACGTACCCACCAGCGTTCCCGCTCTGCCTCACCGCAGGGAAAGCGCGCTTATGACCAGGTCCACCCCTGTCAGGGGGGCACTCCTGTCAAGCAGCGCTCCCGGAGCCCCAGCCCTATCCCTTcaccacatgagcagcactacTACCTCCAGCAGTACCAGGCTCAAGCTGAGTTCCAGCCCCAAGCTCAGACCTCCTCCCCAGTTCTAAAGGAGATTCTGGGTCACCTTGGCACTGATCTAACCAGAGTGGTGCCTTCTGCAGTGGTGCTAGGTGCACATGGGCAGGCCCAGAGACAGGACTGTGTGTATGAAGAGGAGTATGACTGGGTCTCTGAACAGGAGAGGATGGGCAGGGCAGGACCTGAGGTCAAACCTGAGACCCTCTACATGCTCCCAGCTGTGTGGCCTACTCCTCAGGTCCACCATGGAGCCTTCAG tgGTCTGTCCGTGACAACGCTTCCCTCTTTAGAGTGGTCGTTACCCAGTCAGTCTGGCCAGTATGAGCTACTGATCCAACAACAGCCCAAGTCTCACCACAGAGCTCACTATGAGACTGAGGGCAGCCGCGGAGCTGTCAAGACACCTAACGGAGGGCATCCGGAAATTCAG CTCTATGGGTACCAGGGCACAGCTCCACTGATGCTGCATGTCTTCATTGGGACGGCTGACGAGAGGCTTCTGAAACCGCATGCCTTCTACCAAGTCCACCGCATCACTGGCAAAACCGTCACCACACCCAGCATGGAGAGGATGATCAGTGGGACCAAAGTGTTAGAGATCCCCCTGGAGCCAAAGAACCACATGAGTGTGCT GATTGACTGTGTTGGGATCCTGAAACTGAGAAATGCTGACATCGAGCTGAGGAACGGTGAGACGGACATCGGACGAAAAAACACTCGTGTGCGCTTGGTGTTTCGTGTCCATATTCCACAGCCTGGAGGCCAGTACTTGTCTCTTCAAGCTGCCTCTCATGCCATCGAATGCT CCCAGCGCTCAGCTCAGGAACTCCCTgcagttgagaggcaggacctGGACCGATGCTCAGTGCGAGGTGGACAACAAATGGTCCTGACTGGACAGAATTTCACATCCGACTCCAGGGTGATGTTCTCAGAGAAGACACAAG CTGGGCAGCAGATCTGGGAGGTGGAGGCCACTGTagacagagacaaaacacaatCA AACATGCTCTTTGTTGAGGTCCCGCCATATCGAGACCAGAAAATTTGCCACCCAGCCAAAGTCAACTTCTACGTCATCAACGGGAAGAAGAAACGCAGTCAGCCTCAGCACTTCATCTACACTCCTGTGATAG CCATTAAAGCAGAGCCACTGGATGACTACCAGTTAAATTCGTACGGCTACTCAGACAATCAGTCTCTGCCTGGCCTTTCAATGAAGTCACTCTACCATCACCTGGAGCAGGACAACAACCTTCAAGCCTTGAATGTGTCTTCAACACTGTACCATGTAGCTAACGTTGACCACAGAGCTCACATGTCAACCCCCGATCCACTGAATGACCAACCACTGTATTACCAGTCCAGAGCCGGCACTTTCATCAATAGCCCCATGCTGTTCCAAACAGCAAACCAATGTTACAGCAACTGCAGTACTGCCTTCCTCAGTGGTTCACCAATGGCTTCCCAACCTGCCAACGCTTCCACTTCCAGTCCACGTGTTACTGCCAGAAACCCTGTGGTCAAACTGGACGAAGGCCCTCAGATTGGCGACTCATTTGAGGCCTGTTTGGCGACAAGACATCAGGGTTTTGTGCAGGCAGCACTGCCACTGGGAAGATCACCACCTTCAAGATACATACAAGGTCAATCTCAAGGGAAGGGTGGCTGCCGAGTGGAGCCAAGCAGCCAACATCTAACCCAGATTGGCAGAGTCAACCATGATGATCCAGGTCCAGAGAGAGTCACAGTCAAACAAGAGAACCTCAGCTATACCTATCTGGAGGATG TGAACGACATCATACGAAGAGACCTGAAAGGCCACAACGGAGAATGA
- the manbal gene encoding protein MANBAL, with product MSAELDLSPPEVPEPTFLESVLRYGLFLGAIFQLICILAVIFPMSKGHEHEEMDSAEGKSTEQMKKPKGPAPQIRQKPKKESKKKR from the exons ATGTCTGCAGAACTGGACCTGTCTCCTCCAGAGGTCCCAGAGCCCACTTTTCTAGAGAGTGTACTGCGCTATGGTCTGTTTCTGGGTGCCATCTTCCAGCTCATCTGCATCCTGGCAGTCATCTTCCCCATGTCCAAAGGGCACGAACAT GAGGAGATGGATTCTGCTGAAGGCAAATCCACTGAACAGATGAAGAAACCTAAAGGACCAGCACCTCAGATTCGACAGAAACCTAAGAAAGAGAGCAAAAAGAAGCGatag
- the LOC128356292 gene encoding proto-oncogene tyrosine-protein kinase Src-like isoform X3 yields the protein MGAGKSKPKEPGQRSMSLDGTIGTGSDSGHFHHLGPAQQTQTPNRSPAVGTGRRGQGQHQHAPTNTPELALFGGVDHTGTVTSPQRGPLSGVTTFVALYDYESRTASDLTFRKGDRLQIVNNTEGDWWLARSLTTGESGYIPSNYVAPSDSIQAEEWYFGKITRRDSERILLNLQNRRGTFLVRESETTKGAYCLSVLDYDNTKGLNVKHYKIRKLDSGGFYITSRTQFTSLQQLVFHYRSTWNGTTRVAIKTLKPGTMSPEAFLQEAQVMKKLRHEKLVQLYAVVSEEPIYIVTEYMSQGSLLDFLKGDAGKMLRLPQLVDMAAQIAAGMAYVERMNYVHRDLRAANILVGDNLVCKVADFGLARLIEDNEYTARQGAKFPIKWTAPEAALYGRFTIKSDVWSFGVLLTELATKGRVPYPGMVNREVLDQVERGYRMPCPAECPSSLHELMLSCWRKDPEERPTFEYLQGFLEDYFTSTEPQYQPGENL from the exons ATGGGGGCGGGCAAGAGCAAGCCCAAGGAACCGGGCCAGCGCTCCATGAGCCTGGACGGCACCATTGGCACAGGCTCAGACAGCGGGCACTTCCACCACCTGGGCCCTGCCCAGCAGACCCAGACCCCTAACAGGAGCCCTGCCGTTGGGACAGGCAGGAGGGGGCAAGGGCAGCACCAGCACGCCCCGACGAACACGCCTGAGCTTGCTCTCTTTGGAGGGGTGGACCACACAGGCACCGTCACCTCACCTCAGAGAGGACCTCTGTCAG GTGTCACTACATTTGTGGCGTTGTATGACTATGAGTCACGGACAGCATCTGATCTGACCTTTAGGAAAGGCGACAGGCTGCAGATTGTCAACAACAC AGAAGGGGACTGGTGGCTCGCCCGCTCGCTGACGACGGGAGAGAGCGGTTACATCCCCAGCAACTATGTGGCTCCATCCGACTCCATCCAAGCAGAAGA GTGGTATTTTGGGAAGATCACTCGGCGTGACTCAGAGAGGATCCTTTTGAACTTACAGAACAGGCGAGGAACCTTCTTGGTGAGGGAGAGCGAGACCACTAAAG GGGCATATTGCCTGTCAGTGCTGGATTATGATAACACCAAAGGCCTGAATGTTAAACATTACAAGATCAGGAAGCTGGATAGCGGAGGTTTCTACATCACTTCCCGCACCCAGTTCACCAGTCTACAGCAGCTAGTCTTCCACTACCGCA GTACATGGAACGGTACAACACGGGTAGCCATCAAGACCCTGAAGCCTGGCACCATGTCTCCGGAGGCCTTTCTACAAGAAGCGCAGGTCATGAAGAAGCTCAGGCACGAGAAGCTGGTCCAGCTGTACGCTGTGGTGTCCGAGGAACCGATCTACATTGTGACAGAGTATATGAGTCAAG GTAGCTTACTGGACTTCCTTAAAGGAGATGCAGGAAAAATGCTTCGTCTGCCTCAGCTGGTAGACATGGCAGCTCAG ATTGCTGCAGGAATGGCCTACGTGGAGAGGATGAACTACGTCCATAGAGACCTGCGTGCTGCTAACATCCTGGTGGGAGACAACCTGGTGTGTAAAGTGGCCGACTTCGGTCTGGCAAGACTCATTGAAGACAATGAGTACACCGCGAGACAAG GGGCTAAGTTTCCAATCAAATGGACAGCACCGGAGGCAGCTCTGTACGGTCGTTTCACCATCAAGTCTGATGTCTGGTCCTTTGGTGTGCTGCTTACTGAGCTGGCAACTAAAGGCAGAGTCCCCTATCCAG gcaTGGTAAACCGTGAGGTCCTCGATCAGGTGGAGCGCGGCTACAGGATGCCGTGCCCGGCAGAGTGCCCCAGCTCCTTGCACGAGCTCATGCTCTCCTGCTGGAGGAAGGATCCAGAAGAGAGGCCTACATTTGAGTACCTGCAGGGCTTCCTAGAGGACTACTTCACCTCCACAGAAccccagtatcagcctggggaGAACCTATAG
- the LOC128356292 gene encoding proto-oncogene tyrosine-protein kinase Src-like isoform X2, with product MGAGKSKPKEPGQRSMSLDGTIGTGSDSGHFHHLGPAQQTQTPNRSPAVGTGRRGQGQHQHAPTNTPELALFGGVDHTGTVTSPQRGPLSGVTTFVALYDYESRTASDLTFRKGDRLQIVNNTEGDWWLARSLTTGESGYIPSNYVAPSDSIQAEEWYFGKITRRDSERILLNLQNRRGTFLVRESETTKGAYCLSVLDYDNTKGLNVKHYKIRKLDSGGFYITSRTQFTSLQQLVFHYRKHSDGLCHALTDVCPVAKPQTQGLARDAWEIPRESLRLDLKLGQGCFGEVWMGTWNGTTRVAIKTLKPGTMSPEAFLQEAQVMKKLRHEKLVQLYAVVSEEPIYIVTEYMSQGSLLDFLKGDAGKMLRLPQLVDMAAQIAAGMAYVERMNYVHRDLRAANILVGDNLVCKVADFGLARLIEDNEYTARQGAKFPIKWTAPEAALYGRFTIKSDVWSFGVLLTELATKGRVPYPGMVNREVLDQVERGYRMPCPAECPSSLHELMLSCWRKDPEERPTFEYLQGFLEDYFTSTEPQYQPGENL from the exons ATGGGGGCGGGCAAGAGCAAGCCCAAGGAACCGGGCCAGCGCTCCATGAGCCTGGACGGCACCATTGGCACAGGCTCAGACAGCGGGCACTTCCACCACCTGGGCCCTGCCCAGCAGACCCAGACCCCTAACAGGAGCCCTGCCGTTGGGACAGGCAGGAGGGGGCAAGGGCAGCACCAGCACGCCCCGACGAACACGCCTGAGCTTGCTCTCTTTGGAGGGGTGGACCACACAGGCACCGTCACCTCACCTCAGAGAGGACCTCTGTCAG GTGTCACTACATTTGTGGCGTTGTATGACTATGAGTCACGGACAGCATCTGATCTGACCTTTAGGAAAGGCGACAGGCTGCAGATTGTCAACAACAC AGAAGGGGACTGGTGGCTCGCCCGCTCGCTGACGACGGGAGAGAGCGGTTACATCCCCAGCAACTATGTGGCTCCATCCGACTCCATCCAAGCAGAAGA GTGGTATTTTGGGAAGATCACTCGGCGTGACTCAGAGAGGATCCTTTTGAACTTACAGAACAGGCGAGGAACCTTCTTGGTGAGGGAGAGCGAGACCACTAAAG GGGCATATTGCCTGTCAGTGCTGGATTATGATAACACCAAAGGCCTGAATGTTAAACATTACAAGATCAGGAAGCTGGATAGCGGAGGTTTCTACATCACTTCCCGCACCCAGTTCACCAGTCTACAGCAGCTAGTCTTCCACTACCGCA aGCACTCTGATGGGCTGTGCCACGCTCTAACAGACGTGTGTCCTGTGGCCAAACCACAGACCCAGGGACTAGCCAGGGATGCCTGGGAAATCCCTCGAGAGTCTCTCCGCCTTGACCTTAAACTAGGACAGGGCTGCTTTGGAGAAGTCTGGATGG GTACATGGAACGGTACAACACGGGTAGCCATCAAGACCCTGAAGCCTGGCACCATGTCTCCGGAGGCCTTTCTACAAGAAGCGCAGGTCATGAAGAAGCTCAGGCACGAGAAGCTGGTCCAGCTGTACGCTGTGGTGTCCGAGGAACCGATCTACATTGTGACAGAGTATATGAGTCAAG GTAGCTTACTGGACTTCCTTAAAGGAGATGCAGGAAAAATGCTTCGTCTGCCTCAGCTGGTAGACATGGCAGCTCAG ATTGCTGCAGGAATGGCCTACGTGGAGAGGATGAACTACGTCCATAGAGACCTGCGTGCTGCTAACATCCTGGTGGGAGACAACCTGGTGTGTAAAGTGGCCGACTTCGGTCTGGCAAGACTCATTGAAGACAATGAGTACACCGCGAGACAAG GGGCTAAGTTTCCAATCAAATGGACAGCACCGGAGGCAGCTCTGTACGGTCGTTTCACCATCAAGTCTGATGTCTGGTCCTTTGGTGTGCTGCTTACTGAGCTGGCAACTAAAGGCAGAGTCCCCTATCCAG gcaTGGTAAACCGTGAGGTCCTCGATCAGGTGGAGCGCGGCTACAGGATGCCGTGCCCGGCAGAGTGCCCCAGCTCCTTGCACGAGCTCATGCTCTCCTGCTGGAGGAAGGATCCAGAAGAGAGGCCTACATTTGAGTACCTGCAGGGCTTCCTAGAGGACTACTTCACCTCCACAGAAccccagtatcagcctggggaGAACCTATAG
- the LOC128356292 gene encoding proto-oncogene tyrosine-protein kinase Src-like isoform X1, with translation MGAGKSKPKEPGQRSMSLDGTIGTGSDSGHFHHLGPAQQTQTPNRSPAVGTGRRGQGQHQHAPTNTPELALFGGVDHTGTVTSPQRGPLSGGVTTFVALYDYESRTASDLTFRKGDRLQIVNNTEGDWWLARSLTTGESGYIPSNYVAPSDSIQAEEWYFGKITRRDSERILLNLQNRRGTFLVRESETTKGAYCLSVLDYDNTKGLNVKHYKIRKLDSGGFYITSRTQFTSLQQLVFHYRKHSDGLCHALTDVCPVAKPQTQGLARDAWEIPRESLRLDLKLGQGCFGEVWMGTWNGTTRVAIKTLKPGTMSPEAFLQEAQVMKKLRHEKLVQLYAVVSEEPIYIVTEYMSQGSLLDFLKGDAGKMLRLPQLVDMAAQIAAGMAYVERMNYVHRDLRAANILVGDNLVCKVADFGLARLIEDNEYTARQGAKFPIKWTAPEAALYGRFTIKSDVWSFGVLLTELATKGRVPYPGMVNREVLDQVERGYRMPCPAECPSSLHELMLSCWRKDPEERPTFEYLQGFLEDYFTSTEPQYQPGENL, from the exons ATGGGGGCGGGCAAGAGCAAGCCCAAGGAACCGGGCCAGCGCTCCATGAGCCTGGACGGCACCATTGGCACAGGCTCAGACAGCGGGCACTTCCACCACCTGGGCCCTGCCCAGCAGACCCAGACCCCTAACAGGAGCCCTGCCGTTGGGACAGGCAGGAGGGGGCAAGGGCAGCACCAGCACGCCCCGACGAACACGCCTGAGCTTGCTCTCTTTGGAGGGGTGGACCACACAGGCACCGTCACCTCACCTCAGAGAGGACCTCTGTCAG gAGGTGTCACTACATTTGTGGCGTTGTATGACTATGAGTCACGGACAGCATCTGATCTGACCTTTAGGAAAGGCGACAGGCTGCAGATTGTCAACAACAC AGAAGGGGACTGGTGGCTCGCCCGCTCGCTGACGACGGGAGAGAGCGGTTACATCCCCAGCAACTATGTGGCTCCATCCGACTCCATCCAAGCAGAAGA GTGGTATTTTGGGAAGATCACTCGGCGTGACTCAGAGAGGATCCTTTTGAACTTACAGAACAGGCGAGGAACCTTCTTGGTGAGGGAGAGCGAGACCACTAAAG GGGCATATTGCCTGTCAGTGCTGGATTATGATAACACCAAAGGCCTGAATGTTAAACATTACAAGATCAGGAAGCTGGATAGCGGAGGTTTCTACATCACTTCCCGCACCCAGTTCACCAGTCTACAGCAGCTAGTCTTCCACTACCGCA aGCACTCTGATGGGCTGTGCCACGCTCTAACAGACGTGTGTCCTGTGGCCAAACCACAGACCCAGGGACTAGCCAGGGATGCCTGGGAAATCCCTCGAGAGTCTCTCCGCCTTGACCTTAAACTAGGACAGGGCTGCTTTGGAGAAGTCTGGATGG GTACATGGAACGGTACAACACGGGTAGCCATCAAGACCCTGAAGCCTGGCACCATGTCTCCGGAGGCCTTTCTACAAGAAGCGCAGGTCATGAAGAAGCTCAGGCACGAGAAGCTGGTCCAGCTGTACGCTGTGGTGTCCGAGGAACCGATCTACATTGTGACAGAGTATATGAGTCAAG GTAGCTTACTGGACTTCCTTAAAGGAGATGCAGGAAAAATGCTTCGTCTGCCTCAGCTGGTAGACATGGCAGCTCAG ATTGCTGCAGGAATGGCCTACGTGGAGAGGATGAACTACGTCCATAGAGACCTGCGTGCTGCTAACATCCTGGTGGGAGACAACCTGGTGTGTAAAGTGGCCGACTTCGGTCTGGCAAGACTCATTGAAGACAATGAGTACACCGCGAGACAAG GGGCTAAGTTTCCAATCAAATGGACAGCACCGGAGGCAGCTCTGTACGGTCGTTTCACCATCAAGTCTGATGTCTGGTCCTTTGGTGTGCTGCTTACTGAGCTGGCAACTAAAGGCAGAGTCCCCTATCCAG gcaTGGTAAACCGTGAGGTCCTCGATCAGGTGGAGCGCGGCTACAGGATGCCGTGCCCGGCAGAGTGCCCCAGCTCCTTGCACGAGCTCATGCTCTCCTGCTGGAGGAAGGATCCAGAAGAGAGGCCTACATTTGAGTACCTGCAGGGCTTCCTAGAGGACTACTTCACCTCCACAGAAccccagtatcagcctggggaGAACCTATAG